From a region of the Tenggerimyces flavus genome:
- a CDS encoding histidine phosphatase family protein: MTARRLVVWRHGRTSWNLDGKFQGQTDIELDSVGVSQAQSAAARLAALEPAALVASDLRRAAATAAELALLTGLSVTYDPDLREIDVGSWSGLTQAEFAASWPREAALIASGEDVRRGGGDGETVAEVADRAAKALQRATDLGPDGSTVVVATHGLAGRVGIAALVGLPPEHWSMLGGLSNCSWSVVEQGRRGWRIVEWNAGTLPKPVLSDDR, translated from the coding sequence GTGACCGCTCGACGACTGGTCGTTTGGCGGCATGGCCGGACCAGCTGGAACCTGGACGGCAAGTTCCAGGGGCAGACGGACATCGAGCTGGACTCGGTGGGCGTGTCCCAGGCCCAGTCCGCGGCTGCCCGTCTGGCCGCACTGGAGCCCGCCGCCCTGGTCGCCTCCGACCTGCGCCGGGCCGCCGCGACCGCTGCCGAGCTCGCGTTGCTGACAGGGTTGTCGGTGACGTACGACCCGGACCTGCGCGAGATCGACGTGGGCTCGTGGTCGGGCCTGACCCAAGCCGAGTTCGCCGCCTCATGGCCGCGCGAAGCCGCTCTGATCGCGTCCGGCGAGGACGTCCGCCGCGGCGGCGGAGACGGCGAGACGGTGGCCGAGGTGGCAGATCGCGCGGCCAAGGCGTTGCAGCGCGCCACGGACCTGGGGCCTGACGGCTCGACCGTGGTGGTGGCGACGCACGGCCTGGCGGGACGGGTCGGCATCGCGGCGTTGGTCGGCCTGCCGCCGGAGCACTGGAGCATGCTGGGAGGCCTGTCGAACTGCTCCTGGTCCGTGGTCGAACAAGGCCGCCGCGGCTGGCGGATCGTGGAGTGGAACGCGGGCACCTTGCCCAAACCCGTACTCTCCGACGACCGCTGA
- the rsfS gene encoding ribosome silencing factor encodes MPATNRAIELALAAAHAASDKLAHDIVAFDVSERLAITDAFVLCSAANDRQVGAIVDEVVDRLRAAGAKPVRREGERENRWVLLDYIDIVVHVQHADEREFYALERLWRDCPEIPLPETVNLERSRTGTDA; translated from the coding sequence GTGCCCGCAACGAATCGAGCCATCGAGCTGGCCCTCGCCGCCGCGCATGCCGCGTCGGACAAGCTGGCGCACGACATCGTCGCGTTCGACGTGTCGGAACGGCTCGCGATCACCGACGCGTTCGTTCTCTGCTCCGCCGCCAACGATCGGCAGGTTGGAGCGATCGTCGACGAAGTCGTCGACCGTCTTCGGGCGGCGGGTGCGAAACCCGTACGCCGCGAGGGCGAACGGGAGAACCGCTGGGTGCTCCTCGACTACATCGACATCGTCGTTCACGTGCAGCACGCCGACGAGCGGGAGTTCTACGCGCTCGAGCGGCTGTGGCGCGACTGCCCGGAGATTCCGTTGCCAGAAACGGTGAACCTGGAGCGGAGCCGTACGGGAACGGACGCGTGA